A region of Acidisarcina sp. DNA encodes the following proteins:
- a CDS encoding helix-turn-helix domain-containing protein has protein sequence MATATARTAMQSTTSEPELEEVATSDREDDRLLDARQVAAKLGVSERFIRDHTTRRSPRIPGVKLGKLLRYRAADVAIFMAELNTQPSSRRS, from the coding sequence ATGGCAACTGCCACGGCCCGAACCGCAATGCAATCGACCACATCCGAACCCGAGTTGGAAGAAGTTGCCACGTCAGATCGAGAAGATGATCGTCTGCTCGATGCGCGCCAGGTGGCCGCCAAGCTGGGCGTATCGGAACGGTTCATCCGCGACCACACAACGAGACGGTCTCCGCGGATTCCCGGCGTAAAGCTCGGAAAGCTCCTTCGCTATCGTGCCGCCGATGTCGCAATCTTTATGGCCGAACTAAATACGCAACCCTCTTCCCGTCGCTCCTAG
- a CDS encoding metallophosphoesterase family protein, with amino-acid sequence MRESSTMKVGVISDTHGLLRPEVLSALAGCDHILHAGDVGDAEIISRLQYIAPVTAVRGNIDRRGPCGTLPLIQIRELNGQNVYMLHEINTLDLNPATAGFAAVVYGHSHSPAAEYRRKVLYFNPGSCGPRRFSLPVSMGFLIIRDNTIQPELVTLL; translated from the coding sequence ATGAGAGAGAGCTCAACCATGAAGGTCGGCGTCATCTCGGATACACATGGCCTGTTGCGGCCCGAGGTGCTTTCGGCTTTAGCGGGCTGCGACCACATTCTGCACGCAGGAGATGTGGGCGACGCTGAAATTATCTCGCGCCTGCAATACATTGCTCCGGTCACCGCCGTGCGCGGCAACATCGATCGACGCGGCCCTTGTGGCACGCTTCCTCTCATCCAGATCCGCGAGCTCAACGGCCAAAATGTCTACATGCTGCATGAGATCAACACGCTGGATCTGAATCCCGCAACGGCGGGCTTTGCTGCCGTCGTCTACGGGCACTCGCACAGCCCGGCAGCGGAGTATCGCAGAAAGGTCCTCTACTTCAACCCCGGAAGTTGCGGCCCACGCCGGTTCTCGCTCCCCGTATCCATGGGCTTCCTGATCATCCGCGACAATACCATCCAGCCCGAACTGGTCACGCTGCTCTAG
- a CDS encoding CAP domain-containing protein yields MKSRFLVFACIAAFVLVAGGCAVALGQMSAERRLLELTNQSRAEQGLGPLRWDRNLAAAAQQHAQWVARSSELSHQYRGEPELASRASRVGARFQEIAENIAEGQSADSLHDQWMHSPHHRANILDPRLDAMGVAIVRRGGILYAVEDFSRRVENLGSQQVEERVAALIANRGISPSGSREAARATCAMEHGNAGGTRPGFVMRWEGADLSRLPGVLEQRIRTGRYHRAAVGSCSGGQQAFASYRVAVLLY; encoded by the coding sequence TTGAAATCACGATTCCTGGTCTTTGCGTGCATTGCGGCGTTTGTGCTGGTGGCTGGCGGCTGCGCTGTGGCGCTCGGGCAGATGAGCGCAGAGCGGCGACTGCTGGAGCTTACGAACCAGTCGCGCGCGGAGCAGGGGCTGGGACCGTTGCGCTGGGACCGGAATCTGGCAGCAGCAGCGCAGCAGCATGCGCAGTGGGTGGCGCGCTCATCCGAGTTGTCTCACCAATATCGTGGTGAGCCTGAGCTTGCATCTCGCGCATCGAGGGTCGGTGCACGGTTCCAGGAGATTGCCGAGAACATAGCCGAGGGCCAGAGCGCGGACTCGCTGCACGACCAGTGGATGCACTCTCCTCATCACCGTGCCAATATTCTCGATCCCAGGCTGGATGCGATGGGGGTCGCCATCGTCAGGCGAGGCGGAATTCTGTATGCCGTCGAAGATTTTTCCCGCAGAGTGGAGAATCTCGGATCGCAACAGGTTGAGGAGCGAGTCGCAGCCCTTATCGCCAATCGCGGAATTTCGCCCAGCGGATCTCGCGAAGCTGCGCGGGCCACCTGCGCCATGGAGCATGGAAACGCGGGCGGGACTCGGCCCGGCTTCGTGATGCGCTGGGAGGGTGCGGACCTGAGCCGTTTACCGGGAGTGCTGGAACAGCGCATTCGGACCGGGAGGTATCACCGCGCAGCCGTGGGCTCATGCTCCGGCGGCCAACAGGCTTTTGCCAGCTATCGCGTCGCCGTGCTGCTGTATTAG
- a CDS encoding VirB3 family type IV secretion system protein: MTKRGEPLPINQALNRPRAKLGLDLSAWMAIVFVCVTVFLLGFRLLAMMAFPTLAIAAWLIVRKHPKMFQLWGLSLSQKSYYDPRKY; encoded by the coding sequence ATGACCAAGCGGGGAGAGCCGTTACCGATCAATCAGGCGCTTAACCGGCCACGAGCCAAGCTCGGATTGGACCTCAGCGCATGGATGGCGATTGTTTTCGTCTGCGTAACGGTTTTCCTCCTTGGGTTTCGTCTTCTGGCGATGATGGCGTTCCCCACACTAGCAATAGCAGCGTGGCTCATCGTCCGCAAACACCCAAAGATGTTTCAACTCTGGGGCCTGAGCCTCAGCCAGAAATCCTACTATGACCCGCGCAAATACTGA
- a CDS encoding NAD(P)/FAD-dependent oxidoreductase, giving the protein MKDVAVIGAGLAGLECARLLEEAELDVTLLEAADAPGGRVRTDVVDGFRLDRGFQVLLTSYPEAKRSLDYSALSLKAFRPGAMVWQGGRFHRFADPLREPVAALGSLFDPVVPMMDKIGIMRLRRDMARWKNMEYFEHPERTTRAFLRDFGFSDLAIERFFQPLFGGMFLEHELVTSSHFFEFLFRMLSSGSACVPSLGMEEIPRQLAATLSPGTLITGACVKTLKRSKGRFTVEVEGKAPVEARAIVLAVDERAARLLLSQGNGEGKLGAPREWNATTTFYYAAGQAPVDEPMLMLNGEGSAAGPVNHLAVMTAVSKSYAPSGTHLLAANVVGVAPDTDAEIAALEQEVRAHMTRWFGQQVGNWQIVGGYPIRYAVPRQQMARWEKADTSVQFGSGTDRGARIYLCGDYRETSSIQGSIASGRRVADALISALKKRTTSQ; this is encoded by the coding sequence ATGAAGGATGTAGCGGTAATTGGCGCGGGGTTAGCGGGCCTGGAGTGCGCACGGCTGCTCGAAGAGGCTGAACTGGACGTCACTCTGCTGGAAGCTGCGGATGCTCCCGGTGGGCGCGTGCGCACGGATGTTGTCGATGGCTTTCGGCTTGATCGCGGATTTCAGGTTCTGCTCACGTCGTATCCTGAGGCGAAGCGGTCCCTCGATTATTCGGCTCTCTCGTTGAAGGCGTTTCGCCCTGGCGCCATGGTGTGGCAAGGAGGCCGTTTCCACCGTTTTGCAGATCCTTTGCGAGAGCCCGTAGCAGCGCTTGGCTCTCTCTTTGACCCGGTGGTTCCCATGATGGACAAGATCGGCATCATGCGACTGCGCCGCGACATGGCGCGGTGGAAAAACATGGAATACTTCGAACACCCCGAGCGCACAACCCGGGCGTTCCTGCGGGACTTCGGCTTTTCCGATCTCGCAATTGAGCGCTTCTTTCAGCCGCTCTTTGGGGGAATGTTTCTGGAGCACGAGTTGGTGACCTCCAGCCACTTTTTCGAGTTTCTGTTTCGCATGCTTTCCTCGGGTTCCGCGTGCGTGCCTTCTCTGGGGATGGAGGAGATTCCGCGGCAACTGGCTGCGACCCTGTCGCCGGGCACACTCATTACTGGTGCCTGCGTAAAGACGCTGAAGCGGTCCAAGGGACGGTTTACCGTGGAGGTGGAAGGAAAGGCTCCGGTGGAAGCGCGCGCCATCGTGCTGGCGGTGGATGAGCGCGCCGCAAGGCTGCTTCTATCGCAGGGCAATGGAGAAGGCAAGCTAGGGGCGCCGCGCGAGTGGAATGCGACCACCACGTTCTACTATGCCGCGGGGCAGGCTCCTGTTGATGAGCCGATGCTGATGCTGAACGGTGAGGGATCGGCTGCGGGTCCAGTGAACCACCTTGCCGTGATGACGGCAGTCTCTAAATCCTATGCTCCCAGCGGTACGCATCTGCTTGCCGCGAACGTCGTGGGCGTCGCGCCGGATACCGACGCGGAGATTGCAGCGCTGGAGCAGGAGGTGCGTGCACACATGACGCGCTGGTTTGGGCAACAGGTAGGGAACTGGCAGATTGTCGGCGGCTATCCAATTCGCTACGCAGTGCCACGGCAGCAGATGGCAAGGTGGGAGAAGGCCGATACTTCCGTGCAGTTCGGAAGTGGAACGGATCGAGGCGCCAGGATTTACCTATGCGGGGACTACCGCGAAACCTCGTCGATTCAAGGCTCAATTGCCTCGGGGAGGCGCGTGGCGGACGCCCTCATTTCCGCACTGAAGAAGCGCACCACATCTCAATAG
- a CDS encoding LysR family transcriptional regulator — protein MSDLLEFRLLKFIVAIAETANFTRASERLFLAQPTLSQQVIALEEGIGVQIFVRRREGVSLTPAGQMLFAYAQEALELRDEVVSAARAMDRGEIPVLRVGLSSFINPDSVQSLRQAYARLFPDSPIQMAGGHPVQLLHRMEERSLDAAIMPLPVTGANWVVSHVASDPLVVCMRADDSLASSREVQPSELAGRLKVFRDPETHPAAHHRLMEMLLEIGIRPEASCLAATPADIQMMVQSRCGLALIDERTALPSDLTSRPIAGARWTADTAFVHHGSANHIALSILLRHLPKAKRIPLRKMPVQQRALKSIQLELLA, from the coding sequence GTGTCGGACCTTCTTGAATTCAGGCTTCTCAAGTTCATAGTCGCGATTGCGGAAACGGCCAACTTTACGCGGGCTTCCGAGCGCCTGTTCCTGGCCCAACCAACACTCAGTCAGCAGGTCATCGCTCTCGAAGAAGGGATCGGAGTTCAGATCTTTGTTCGACGGCGAGAAGGGGTCAGTCTGACGCCCGCAGGGCAGATGCTCTTCGCCTATGCGCAGGAAGCGCTGGAACTGCGAGACGAAGTTGTGAGCGCCGCTCGCGCGATGGATCGCGGCGAAATACCGGTCCTACGCGTCGGCTTGTCGAGCTTTATCAATCCAGACTCCGTGCAATCATTGCGGCAGGCGTATGCCCGCCTTTTTCCTGACAGTCCGATCCAGATGGCGGGTGGCCATCCAGTCCAACTACTTCACAGAATGGAGGAGAGATCGCTTGACGCAGCGATTATGCCGTTGCCCGTGACGGGTGCGAATTGGGTCGTCTCGCATGTCGCATCCGATCCTCTCGTAGTCTGCATGAGGGCAGATGATTCCTTGGCGTCAAGCCGAGAGGTGCAACCATCTGAACTTGCCGGTCGGCTGAAGGTATTTCGCGATCCGGAGACTCATCCTGCTGCACACCATCGACTGATGGAGATGCTGCTGGAAATCGGGATTCGCCCGGAAGCGTCCTGCCTCGCGGCCACGCCAGCAGACATTCAGATGATGGTTCAAAGCCGGTGCGGTTTGGCTCTCATTGATGAAAGAACTGCGTTGCCTTCTGACCTCACTTCCAGACCAATTGCAGGAGCACGGTGGACGGCCGACACGGCGTTCGTACATCACGGGAGCGCCAATCATATTGCGCTCTCAATTCTTCTTCGGCACCTTCCCAAAGCTAAACGGATACCGCTACGAAAAATGCCGGTTCAGCAACGTGCATTGAAATCGATTCAACTGGAACTGCTAGCGTAA
- a CDS encoding carboxymuconolactone decarboxylase family protein: MPRISRLGRNDVSETTGAIYDRYMRTRGNVPNMFRTMAHRPQILETMIAHFEAILTTGTLSTKLKELVIVRTSQLNACEYCLASHSIIAKKLGWTPEQVEDLANFEQRSDFTPAEKAALRLAEKMTLDSTHISDAEFAQVREFYEEGEVVELMAAIGLFNYFNRFNNALQMEPTK, from the coding sequence ATGCCACGAATCTCACGCCTGGGTAGAAACGATGTATCGGAAACAACCGGAGCCATCTACGACCGTTACATGCGAACCCGCGGCAACGTTCCGAATATGTTTCGCACCATGGCGCATCGGCCGCAGATCTTGGAGACGATGATTGCGCATTTTGAGGCGATTCTGACTACAGGCACGCTCTCCACCAAGCTAAAGGAGTTGGTGATCGTGCGAACCTCGCAGCTCAACGCATGCGAATATTGCCTCGCCTCCCACTCGATCATCGCGAAAAAGCTCGGATGGACGCCGGAGCAGGTCGAGGACCTGGCAAACTTCGAACAGCGAAGCGACTTTACTCCCGCAGAGAAAGCCGCATTGCGACTGGCCGAAAAGATGACGCTGGATTCAACCCACATCAGCGACGCTGAATTTGCACAGGTACGCGAGTTTTATGAAGAAGGAGAAGTCGTGGAGCTGATGGCCGCAATTGGCCTCTTCAACTACTTCAATCGTTTTAATAACGCGCTGCAAATGGAACCTACAAAGTAA
- a CDS encoding HNH endonuclease signature motif containing protein: MAGIQRQDARKILKIIASSQAKNELLTYSGLAVTMGRPADNSRAMASTCNLLDAAACLADVPLVAIVAVRSQTGEVNPAAFAREFDEAQRQNIIQRSQNHKFTAADFQAIATGLEDLGDKGAVRAWQFVENLYPGNLLYLRLIGDYAESKSNAIDDLGSVTPDRSISEVWTYSRDPGVREAVLLRANGRCEFCGKLGFVKPDGTRYLESHHVIALANEGEDRVTNVMALCPNDHREAHFGERRDEIEAQMVLMLNTLNP; encoded by the coding sequence ATGGCAGGTATACAGCGTCAGGACGCGCGGAAGATACTCAAGATTATCGCCAGTAGCCAAGCCAAAAATGAATTGCTGACCTATTCAGGATTGGCAGTGACCATGGGCCGTCCTGCTGACAACTCCCGCGCCATGGCATCCACATGCAATCTTCTTGATGCCGCGGCGTGTCTCGCAGATGTTCCGCTTGTCGCCATTGTGGCTGTTCGCTCGCAAACAGGCGAGGTCAATCCGGCCGCCTTCGCGAGAGAATTCGATGAAGCTCAACGGCAGAACATAATTCAGAGGTCTCAGAACCATAAATTTACGGCGGCTGACTTTCAAGCCATAGCAACGGGGCTAGAAGATCTGGGAGACAAAGGAGCCGTAAGGGCATGGCAATTTGTAGAGAATCTATATCCGGGCAATCTCCTATATCTCAGACTTATAGGTGATTACGCCGAGAGCAAGTCAAATGCAATCGACGATCTCGGTTCGGTCACACCAGATCGATCAATATCGGAAGTGTGGACGTATTCGCGTGATCCCGGGGTGCGTGAAGCAGTCTTGCTGCGGGCCAATGGAAGATGTGAATTTTGTGGAAAGCTCGGTTTCGTGAAGCCCGACGGAACACGCTACCTGGAATCGCATCACGTGATTGCATTGGCCAATGAGGGTGAAGACAGGGTCACGAACGTGATGGCGCTCTGTCCCAACGATCACAGGGAAGCTCACTTTGGAGAGAGGCGAGACGAGATCGAAGCACAAATGGTGCTCATGCTCAACACCTTGAATCCTTAG
- a CDS encoding tyrosine-type recombinase/integrase, whose product MAMKYQKGTVYPSGKKVKMWYGKYLIYGQDNEGKEVRKHRNVAICPKAGNPKWKAEQLLREMILKECGILSEIPRVQQEEAVTFRWFVKERYIPMRQGKWSPAYKQTNTDQLERYVIKRFGDVPLAKLDSFQIQIWLNGMAEKYSESVVRSCFSNIRAITAMARKQKFLAEDPGEDVNMPQTKTVEKPVMTQEQILGLVNAVEDMHDLCLLQIGIFCGPRASEVMGLQWKSWTGEALLPYGTAYEGQFFAGRLKTKQSKAPIPVPEQVRPVIEAWRRLSKDSSPEALMFPTFGRGERKGQAVPRWGKNFLRWRVRPIARKLGIPDRLVTFQVMRRTLGTDMQQHGTLKDTQGMLRHASIKTTGDVYVQTIEHSVLAAVNSRTSAVLGDWSMPEDRLGLKGRNLKGLNEIRRSSAKSIGREAVSA is encoded by the coding sequence ATGGCAATGAAGTACCAGAAGGGCACCGTCTACCCCAGCGGCAAGAAGGTGAAGATGTGGTACGGGAAGTACCTGATCTACGGACAGGACAACGAAGGGAAGGAGGTCCGCAAGCATCGCAACGTTGCAATCTGCCCCAAAGCCGGCAATCCGAAATGGAAGGCAGAGCAGCTCTTGCGAGAGATGATTCTGAAAGAATGCGGGATTCTCTCTGAAATACCTCGCGTTCAGCAAGAGGAAGCTGTGACGTTCCGTTGGTTCGTGAAGGAACGATACATCCCAATGCGCCAGGGCAAATGGAGCCCGGCATACAAGCAAACCAACACCGATCAACTTGAACGGTACGTGATCAAGAGGTTTGGGGACGTTCCGCTCGCCAAGCTGGATTCCTTTCAGATTCAGATCTGGTTGAACGGCATGGCGGAGAAGTATTCCGAATCTGTCGTTCGATCCTGCTTTTCGAACATTCGCGCGATTACGGCGATGGCCCGCAAGCAAAAGTTCCTCGCGGAAGACCCCGGAGAAGACGTGAACATGCCTCAGACCAAAACGGTCGAAAAACCAGTGATGACGCAGGAACAGATTTTGGGCCTGGTCAACGCTGTTGAGGATATGCACGATCTATGTCTGCTTCAGATAGGGATCTTTTGTGGCCCTCGCGCGAGCGAGGTAATGGGGCTGCAATGGAAGTCCTGGACGGGTGAAGCGCTGTTGCCCTACGGGACGGCCTACGAGGGACAGTTCTTCGCCGGTCGTCTGAAGACGAAGCAGAGCAAGGCTCCGATCCCGGTTCCCGAGCAAGTTCGGCCTGTGATCGAGGCTTGGCGACGGCTCTCGAAAGACTCCTCGCCGGAGGCTCTGATGTTCCCAACATTCGGACGCGGGGAACGGAAGGGGCAGGCGGTACCGCGCTGGGGGAAGAATTTCCTCCGCTGGCGTGTCCGTCCAATCGCCCGGAAGCTGGGTATCCCAGACCGGCTCGTCACCTTTCAGGTGATGCGGCGGACACTGGGAACAGACATGCAGCAGCACGGCACGCTAAAGGACACGCAGGGCATGTTGCGGCACGCGAGCATCAAAACCACGGGGGATGTCTACGTTCAAACAATCGAACATAGCGTTCTTGCGGCGGTCAACTCGCGCACGTCAGCGGTGCTCGGCGATTGGAGCATGCCGGAAGATCGTTTGGGCTTGAAGGGGAGGAATCTGAAAGGTCTGAATGAAATTCGGCGAAGTTCGGCGAAGTCGATTGGGAGGGAGGCTGTAAGTGCTTGA
- a CDS encoding ABC transporter permease — translation MATSDITRTLRHQPLAIAGLLLLVLFVMCALFAPWLAPADPAALDLNARLAPPSHTHWFGTDELGRDILSRVVYGSRISLVVAISVVSCSLFLGLIFGGLAGYYGGLLDTIINIFLMNAFLALPGILLAIAFVAFLGPGLLNLVLALSIGGWVGYARLVRAQVLAVKEREFVEAARALGASDLRIFSRHIFPNILQPIIVQSAIGMAGAVLAEATLSFLGLGVPPPAASWGSMLNDARSHLFDSPHMIVFPAIAVMLCVLSFNFIGDALRDYLDPRTRLSIGL, via the coding sequence TTGGCTACGAGCGATATCACCCGCACCCTGCGACACCAGCCGCTGGCAATCGCCGGTCTTCTCCTGCTCGTGCTCTTCGTCATGTGCGCTCTCTTCGCTCCCTGGCTGGCCCCTGCGGATCCTGCGGCGCTTGACCTCAACGCGCGGCTGGCGCCTCCTTCGCACACGCACTGGTTCGGCACGGATGAACTGGGACGGGACATTCTTTCGCGGGTCGTTTACGGTTCGCGGATTTCTCTGGTAGTCGCCATCTCGGTCGTGAGCTGCTCTCTCTTCCTGGGGCTTATTTTTGGCGGGTTGGCAGGCTATTACGGTGGATTGCTGGACACGATCATCAACATCTTCCTGATGAACGCGTTTCTCGCCCTCCCCGGGATTCTGCTCGCCATCGCGTTTGTGGCGTTCCTGGGACCGGGACTGCTGAACCTCGTGCTGGCGCTCTCCATCGGTGGATGGGTGGGCTACGCCCGGCTGGTGCGGGCACAGGTGCTCGCGGTCAAGGAACGTGAATTTGTGGAAGCGGCGCGCGCCCTCGGTGCCAGTGATCTGCGCATCTTCTCGCGGCACATTTTCCCCAACATCCTGCAGCCGATCATCGTCCAATCGGCCATTGGCATGGCGGGAGCGGTGCTCGCCGAGGCCACCCTCAGCTTTCTGGGATTGGGAGTTCCGCCTCCCGCCGCAAGCTGGGGATCCATGCTCAACGACGCGCGCTCGCACCTCTTCGATTCCCCGCACATGATCGTCTTTCCGGCGATTGCCGTTATGCTTTGCGTGCTGAGCTTCAACTTCATCGGGGATGCGCTCCGCGACTATCTCGACCCCAGGACACGCTTGAGCATCGGACTATGA
- a CDS encoding glycoside hydrolase family 76 protein, protein MKLISILLVCLVALFCSPMVPAQTSASSSKPNYTEQATLGMQALEVWYVQGTGLYQTTGWWNSANAITVLVNYSRVSGSQKYLPAIANTFTAAQTTSKNFLNDYYDDEGWWALAWIDAYDLTRNPQYLEMAATIFTDMAGGWETNTCGGGIWWSKEKHYKNAIANELFLSVAAHLANRAASAKDRSHYLAWAVKEWDWFQRSGMINAQHLVNDGLDSTHPNACVNNRQNTWSYNQGVVLGGLVELNRAHGDPALPRIAQEIAGATLAQLPDANGVLREPGGPHGGGDVPQFKGIFVRNLMALNDAFPNSTYRSFVDTNAQSIWNNARDASYHFGQHWAGPFDAANAANQSSALDAILAAAEMHSSH, encoded by the coding sequence ATGAAACTCATCTCTATCTTGCTAGTCTGCCTGGTTGCTCTTTTCTGTTCGCCGATGGTCCCGGCACAGACATCTGCCTCTTCCTCAAAACCAAACTATACGGAGCAGGCCACTCTTGGGATGCAGGCACTCGAGGTCTGGTATGTCCAGGGTACGGGCTTGTATCAGACGACGGGGTGGTGGAACTCCGCCAATGCAATCACCGTCCTGGTGAATTACTCGCGAGTCAGTGGGTCGCAAAAGTATCTGCCTGCGATTGCCAACACCTTTACGGCGGCACAAACAACCAGCAAAAACTTCCTGAACGATTACTACGACGATGAAGGCTGGTGGGCGCTTGCCTGGATCGATGCCTACGACCTGACCAGGAATCCACAATACCTGGAGATGGCCGCGACGATCTTTACCGATATGGCAGGCGGATGGGAAACCAACACCTGCGGAGGCGGCATCTGGTGGAGCAAAGAGAAGCACTACAAGAATGCCATCGCCAATGAGCTGTTTCTCTCGGTCGCCGCGCATCTGGCCAACCGCGCGGCCAGCGCAAAGGATCGCTCCCACTACCTGGCGTGGGCCGTCAAGGAATGGGACTGGTTCCAGCGCTCGGGCATGATCAACGCACAGCACCTCGTCAATGATGGGCTGGACTCAACCCATCCAAATGCCTGCGTGAACAACCGGCAAAACACCTGGTCTTACAACCAGGGCGTGGTCCTCGGCGGGTTAGTGGAGTTGAATCGAGCTCATGGAGACCCGGCATTGCCCCGGATTGCACAGGAGATCGCCGGCGCGACACTGGCGCAGCTTCCGGATGCCAATGGTGTTCTCCGGGAGCCGGGCGGCCCACATGGCGGAGGCGACGTTCCCCAGTTCAAAGGCATCTTCGTGCGGAACCTGATGGCGCTCAACGACGCGTTCCCAAATAGCACGTACCGCTCGTTCGTAGACACCAATGCGCAGAGCATCTGGAACAACGCGCGCGATGCAAGCTATCACTTTGGCCAGCACTGGGCTGGCCCATTCGATGCGGCAAATGCCGCAAATCAGAGCTCCGCGCTCGATGCCATTCTCGCCGCTGCGGAGATGCATTCCTCTCATTGA
- a CDS encoding ABC transporter permease, which yields MAALRSMLARILYTIPVIWLVVSMVFLLIHLVPGDPVQQMLGEGATASDLATLRHQYGLDVPLGQQYLHYWHGVLHGDLGRSLRLNDSVTHLIVARYPYTLQLTLLALILALLLAVPAGVMAALHRGEWRDNAIGVVSLLGLSFPGFALGPILILLVSIRLGWLPVSGSGSLAHLVLPAFTMGASLAAILTRMVRTAMLEELGQDYIRTARAKGLPERTVVYKHALRNAMIPVLTLVGLQFGALLAGAIVTETIFSWPGLGRLTVSAISNRDYALVQGCILAIGLTYVLVNLLTDALYVVVNPRIRS from the coding sequence ATGGCTGCCTTGCGCTCGATGCTGGCGCGAATCCTGTACACGATCCCGGTGATATGGCTGGTGGTGTCGATGGTCTTTCTGCTCATCCACCTGGTGCCGGGCGATCCAGTTCAGCAGATGCTCGGCGAGGGCGCTACCGCCTCCGACCTGGCGACGCTGCGCCATCAATATGGCCTGGATGTGCCGCTTGGTCAGCAGTATCTGCACTACTGGCATGGTGTGCTGCATGGAGATCTCGGTCGATCGCTGCGCTTGAACGACTCAGTGACGCATCTGATCGTCGCGCGCTATCCGTACACATTGCAATTGACGTTGCTGGCACTGATCCTGGCGCTGCTGCTCGCCGTACCAGCGGGCGTGATGGCCGCTCTGCATCGTGGAGAGTGGCGCGACAACGCAATCGGAGTGGTCAGCCTGCTGGGGCTCTCCTTTCCCGGCTTCGCGCTGGGGCCAATTCTTATTTTGCTGGTGAGTATTCGCCTGGGCTGGCTGCCCGTCTCGGGATCGGGGTCGCTGGCGCATCTGGTCTTGCCGGCGTTCACCATGGGCGCAAGTCTGGCCGCGATTCTGACCCGCATGGTCCGGACGGCGATGCTGGAAGAGCTGGGACAGGATTACATTCGCACTGCGCGGGCCAAGGGGCTCCCGGAACGGACAGTGGTCTATAAGCACGCGCTGCGCAACGCCATGATTCCGGTATTAACGCTGGTGGGGTTGCAGTTTGGCGCTTTGTTAGCGGGAGCCATTGTGACGGAGACGATCTTCAGTTGGCCGGGGTTGGGGCGGCTCACCGTATCCGCAATTTCGAATCGCGACTACGCACTGGTGCAGGGATGCATCCTGGCCATCGGGCTCACATACGTGCTGGTGAATCTGCTAACCGATGCGCTGTACGTCGTCGTCAATCCTCGCATCCGCTCTTAG